From Xiphophorus couchianus chromosome 7, X_couchianus-1.0, whole genome shotgun sequence:
GGAAGGTGCAAAACGTCTTCAGTCAATTCATAGCAACAAGTGCATCCCAGACAGGCCAATGACAGGCTAAATTTTCTCTATTAGCCTTTATTACACTTGTCTAATACTAAACTACTGCAAACTGAGACATCTAACttgcaaataattattaaagCTCATAAAATATCAAgatttctttaagaaaacatgATACAACCAACAATGAATAGAgtatataaaacaataattttctcttttttgtgaaaacaagaaacagaagTAACAGGCAAAACTATTTCTTAACATTTCATTGGGGGATTTCgtttatttgctttttcaaagcaaataaaaaaaactgaattaaaaagcaATTCTGGGGCCATTAAACCTTAAAGTTTCCAGAGTTATGGGAAACATGGTAGTAAAGGTAAGAAAAAGGAACAACCTTCTGATGATATGtcagaagttttaaaaatgaaggagTATAGCACATTATAAcagtttctttcatttgaaagtttgatgaaaatattttcctatATTTATTCTCGTGAAATGCCTCCCCATATTAGCATCTTGATTTTCACATGCTGAGACGCAACTTTGGTTGGAGACGGAATCAATCCTATATAATTACGAGGACACCATGAGCTGACCAGACAGCGGTTCTTTCCACCTGTGTGCATGGCTCCACAACATCTTGATTCTCCCTCCAAATAACAAACACTTGGTCTTCAATCGTTTTCAGTGGCTCAACAGGAAAGTTGAAGGTTTTGGTGTTGTAGCACAGGCACATTAGATTTTGCTTTGTGAAACATGAGCAACTCACATCATGATGAAGCAACTGTTGTGATGAGACAGTTATCATTTGATGTGTCTTGCAATATCAAAACTCTTTTGGCGTTGACTCAACTGCTTGTTGATGTAAAAAGTTTTACTCTGCATCCAGTAAGGGAGAGTATTAGGGATATCTTTTCCATGGTTAACCAAGCTATCAGCAGTGTGGTAAGCAATGCGCTGGATCCATCTAGAGCTCCCTGATAATAACTTGCAGCAAATAAATTCCATATTCCAGCCATAAAGCCATGTCTTTGTAGTTCAGCTCTGGTATTGTGGTGGGGGGAGTTAGCATAATTACAGGGAGTCCAAAGGGATGTTCtgtgtcttttctctttttacaatttgacaacaaaaagaatagatttatttctaacaaaaattcaaattatCTTTAtacaattataataaaaaacagcCTCCTGTCTGGACTGGAAGCAGTCCACACAATTTTACCTTAACTTGCatttaaattacagatatcTGTCGCCATgtccctcctgacccgtcctctcctaagtgaaattaaagatgcagtatgtaacttttataaaaaatatatatttttacatatttgttaaaactgtcattatgttgtgacagtatggcatgagagataatctatgaaaaaatgTATTCCTCTGACTTCTCCcagtaaacatatttttattaaagttctaTACTGCAACTTGAATAAAATTCAACTACATaccattttttgagaagtccggattgctttatgtgtattttggatgttgcctatgactgttgctggtggggagagacatttcagtaatgtaaatgtaataaaaaaaatgtatcttgcATACTGTATGCGGACTGCtggatgtaaaattcatgagcagtaaatattgtgctagttatcagtattggaccataAAAGCAAAGCAGTTGGAAGCCTTTGAAATTGTGACACTTTTGAtaggtcagatagactcaaaaaattgtaacagcagctgtgtGAGGGGGccccaatttaattttttgtcctggggcccaagattcctggcggcgcCCCAGCTCTGATTAATTGCTTTTATTCAGAAGATCatataaaaaagttgttttctttaaaatatgactttattatcTTAGTcgctcattgttttttttttcatgtatcaTACAATTATTGTGCAGTTAAGCTGATTAATTAAGTTTAGAAAATATGTATCAATGTGTGGCTGCATTTAAATACCTAAGTATTAGTTTATTGTGACAATTGTTAGTTTAATACCAAGAAGTAGCTTTGGTTGAGTAATTAACTCtctttccattcatttctgaATTTTGTGGTGTACATGAAGCAATGTCCTTAAATATCTGTCAAAGTTCTAAACATTGTTTAGAACATTTGACCTTGGACCAGAAGGTTCAAGGTCTTCTGGCTGCTCTTCTGGTCTTGGTGTCAGAAAAACTGGTCTTCACGTCATCCCTGGTTTGATAACCTGTTGTTTTAACTTCATTTCATCAACCCCAATCACATTTCAGCCACAGTCgctcattaaaacatttttttccacatagaACTTTTCCTTTTCAACCACTTTTAATCATTTGTCTGGAAGTTGACAGAGAAGAAATGTTCTAAACCATCAAAACCATTTTAtaacttaaataaaagtaaattaagTAATATTGAACCTGCCAGATGATGCTCTgagcaaatgacaaaaaaatgatcaaactacagtttctttattttatggtaTAATGTGTATATACACTAAGACAgcataaataaactttgtatgaaaaaaactgtttcattttaCAGAGCTTAACATCTTCAATTGAGTTGCTCATCTACACACATAAGTGTCTTTTACAGGAAAACGACTAAACGACTACATGCTGGTGTCACAGGAGTCATGGTGGAATATTTGAAGAGTAAATATGAGCTTAATTGATTTTCTGAACCAGGGGTAGAAAAATGCATAGATGATAGGGTTTAAGCAAGAGTTAAAGTAGAACAAACATATGACAAACGCAGCAGATGAAGCACTCATAGAGTTGCCGTCCTCTGAGAGAGCAACACAGTAATATGGACACATACACAGCAGGAACACCAGCACCACAAGACCAAGAGTCTTTGCAGCCTTCACCTGGGATCTTTTAGCCGTTACAGAATGTTGGAGACTGACGGCTGCGATGTGAGAGCGCATGGCGCGAGACTGAGACACAGCTACCACAAACACTCTGAGGTACAAAACTACAATAATGCTGATGGGAACAATGAAGGAAAATGCAAGATCAGCATATCCTGCAATGTAGCTAATGACAAAGGCACACTCTCCGATGCAGGAGTTATACTTACCTGGCTGCTTTAAGTTCTCAATCAGAATCAGACTTTGAAATATCCAAGAACACATCCAGCAGAGGAAGATGCAGACCTTTACTCTGCCTCGTGTGATTTTGGTGGAGTAATGCAGGGGGTAACAAATGGCTACATATCGGTCTAAAGATATGAGCACCATGGTTCCTATCGATGAAGAGGTGATAACATACGCTAAATACTGATACACAGTGCACATAATGTCACCGAGAAACCAGCAGCCGTCTATGAGAGCAGTTTGAAAAAACAATAGGAGGCCCACAGAAAAGTCTGAGATGGCCAACGAGAGGAGCAGGAGGTTGGTGGGAGTGTGCAGCTGCCTGTGGAAGAACACAACAATACTTTTAGACATGTGTATAActtaacattaattaaaaaaggctggagaataaaaacattctgaaaaacTCCTGGACGAGTACCTGAAATGTGAGATAGAGACGATGAGCAGCAAGTTTAGAAAGGCTGTAAGGACAGAGATGGAGGACAGCACAATGTACATGAGTACAACCTCAAAGTGAGGAATCGTCAGCCTCTTGCAGGAGGAGTTCAAGAACTCTGGGAAGCAGAGTTCAGCTTCCTCCAACATCTCTGGTGGAACAAGACTCTAAACTATGGAGACctcagttttgttgttttgataaCCTGTAAGGTTATCTCCACCCTCCTCTTCTGTCTCCATGTCTCAGCTGTTTAACCTGCTCCATGGAGATGTAGTGTCGtttcttgattttttatttttttatttttttttatgtctagcTTCAACAGCTTCCACTCTAGGTTATCTGGCTACTtttcaatactttttaaaaagtattgaaaATGTTGTGCAATGTTGGAATGACATGTAACTCTTCCAAAGCAAGTGGTCGTTTCTTATCTATTAGATGTCCAACAGACAATACAGTATGACAGATACATTGGAATGAGAAAGAAATTCCAACAGCTAATTCAATTTTCCATACAGGGTTAGGTAAAACTATATGTACACGAGATCATAGAAAAGTTGGTTAACAGAAAATCATGTGTTCAACCCCTAGCAAAAACATCATGTAGGAAAACAAAGTCTTAGCTGACaatatatcatgttataattaTTGATATAGTACATACACTTAGTAGTGGTTTGTGGTGGATATTGTACAATTCCAGTATAGAAAACACCTGCTGGCCAAATGTACAAAACCTTAAAGTGGTCAACTGGTCACAGTCTGAAGACGTTACCGACTCACTTTAACTTGGTTATGTACCTGCAGTCCTTTGCTAGTTTTTCTATCAGTTTCTGTAGCAACCAGAGAGTTTCTCTGAATGTGCACACTGAGATCAGTATGGACCCAGTAAAGAGACACGGgagaagaaaaattcaaaaaataactttcttgTACTTTTTTGTGCAAGTAAGATAGTATCTTGTGCTTGTAGTAACCGCAAGATCTGGTACacatgagaaaatgtatttaatatatttatttatggacCTTTTTTCTTCGAGCAATGGGTCAATGATGGTAACAGTGGTAGAAGTTTGTCCTATTAATGGGTTGCCTGTTCATTTCCAGCTCTGTCTGCCCatgtcgttgtgtccttgggcgCTGGTGCCTGGCAGCCTGTCCTCTGTCAGACTGACCTGGTCAActgtggctactatccagtaACTTGCCACAATCAGTGTTTGAATGAAACTTCTTAGTGTTTAATTGTGGTTTTATCTCATTGATCAATGTAAAGTAATGCATACTTTAAAGTGTGAGGGAGCtgatgggtgttttttttttatatacaaatcTGAAGAGTGTGAGGCCCATgtatgaaatacaaaaatccTTTAGGGGAGTGAATGGAGGTGCAGCAACCCCTTCTGGGCGACAGCTTTTTAAAAGGTACAAACAAATCATCCTTTGTGGACAGTTTAActgcttttctctgcagggtCAAAGCAGGACTGATGGCTTCCTCCAGTAGTCACTGGGCGATAGGTGAGGTACACACCTAGGCAGGTCTCCAGTTCTTCACATGGGACCACACACACAGATTACACACAACCATGCATTCACACAGTCAGACCTAAAGgtaatttagagagatcaattaacctAAAAGACATGTTTGTgtataattagaaaaaaagttaaGGACGTTCCCAGAGAGAACCAGGACAGATACAAGGAGATCTTGAAAGCTTCATGAAGAAAGACTCCAGGCTGGGATTAAAACTCCTGGCTCAGCTGCAATAATGTGGAAACCACAAACGAATCAGtgactaaaaactaaaatttccAATGTTGTACATGTTTATTACCTCTCTGAACTTGAAGATGAGGGTTCTCTGGCCGCAAGCTCACACTTGTTGACCTTTTTACTCAGTCTCATTTTTTTTGCAGCCTCCACCAGGTTCTGTCCATCTAAAAACTGGCCTGCTTGCTGAGGAAAAGCATCCCCCAGCACAATGCTGCCACAGTGTGCATTCAGTGACTATATGAGTAGAGTACTCAGGGTCACTATGTATGTACTGTGTAGGTCCAGAGGTTCAGATTTGGTCTGCTATGTCTCCTATCTGGCGTTTATTAAACCTCTTGTTCCAACAGCGGCTTTGCTCTCCTTCAGATCTTCATGGCTTGagatttttcacaaattgtTGTGATTATAACCTGACAAGATGTGAAAAGTCTGAATATGTCTGATTCTCTTTGTATTAAGGCATTGTGAATGTGCCAGTTGATCCCATCAGTCGGAACATGCTGTTCAGGCCTTGCTGCTATTGTGTTTTCTACTTGCAGGAGCAGTAGCCTGTCTGTCtgcatgtttcttgtttgttcaAAACCTTTGAAGAAATGTAGTCAGAGCAGGTAAACAGTTCCTGTCTCAAAAGACAAACGTTGAACTTGCTCTGAAATTagaacagaaaactgcagaCACTCCATGGTTCATACATCATGTTGAGCTTTACATGCACatgttttattcagtaaaagtaaaaagcaaccTCTGACTGAAACCTGATTCACATAAAAAGCAGGGAAAGACTTTTACTTAGTAGGCATAAAGAAGGAATGATaccaagaagaaaaaggaagatTTGAACATATGCTGAAACTTTTACTAGCAT
This genomic window contains:
- the LOC114148840 gene encoding trace amine-associated receptor 13c-like translates to MLEEAELCFPEFLNSSCKRLTIPHFEVVLMYIVLSSISVLTAFLNLLLIVSISHFRQLHTPTNLLLLSLAISDFSVGLLLFFQTALIDGCWFLGDIMCTVYQYLAYVITSSSIGTMVLISLDRYVAICYPLHYSTKITRGRVKVCIFLCWMCSWIFQSLILIENLKQPGKYNSCIGECAFVISYIAGYADLAFSFIVPISIIVVLYLRVFVVAVSQSRAMRSHIAAVSLQHSVTAKRSQVKAAKTLGLVVLVFLLCMCPYYCVALSEDGNSMSASSAAFVICLFYFNSCLNPIIYAFFYPWFRKSIKLIFTLQIFHHDSCDTSM